From the Lathyrus oleraceus cultivar Zhongwan6 chromosome 4, CAAS_Psat_ZW6_1.0, whole genome shotgun sequence genome, one window contains:
- the LOC127076858 gene encoding vacuolar-sorting receptor 1 precursor, with protein MKCWRLSAILFLGFMLTSLSTARFVVEKNSLSVTSPEKIKGKHDSAIGNFGIPQYGGSMAGNVVYPKDNSKGCKDFDSSFKSRPGALPTILLLDRGSCFFALKVWNAQKAGASAVLVADDIEEPLITMDTPEEDVSSAKYIENITIPSALIGKSFGEKLKDAISGGDMVNVNLDWREAVPHPDDRVEYELWTNSNDECGVKCDMLIEFLKDFKGAAQILEKGGYTQFTPHYITWYCPHAFTLSKQCKSQCINHGRYCAPDPEQDFNTGYDGKDVVVENLRQLCVFKVAKETEKSWVWWDYVTDFQIRCPMKEKKYNKECANSVIKSLGLDVEKIDKCMGDPNADTENSILKEEQDAQIGKGTRGDVTILPTLVVNNRQYRGKLEKGAVLKAICSGFEETTDPAVCLSNDVETNECLTNNGGCWQDKTANITACKDTFRGRVCECPLVDGVQFKGDGYTTCEVSGHGRCKINNGGCWHDARNGHAFSACLDDGGVKCQCPAGFKGDGVKNCEDIDECKDKKACQCPECSCKNTWGSYNCSCSGDLLYIKDQDTCISKTASQAKSTWAAFWVVLIALAMIAGGGFLVYKYRIRQYMDSEIRAIMAQYMPLDSQEEGPNHVNHQRG; from the exons ATGAAGTGTTGGAGATTGTCGGCGATTCTGTTTCTAGGGTTTATGTTGACTAGCTTGTCAACGGCGAGATTCGTGGTGGAGAAGAACAGTTTGTCGGTCACTTCGCCGGAGAAAATCAAAGGCAAGCACGACAGTGCCATCGGTAACTTCGGAATACCTCAATACGGTGGTAGCATGGCCGGAAACGTTGTTTACCCTAAAGATAATAGTAAGGGTTGTAAAGACTTCGATTCATCCTTCAAATCACGTCCTGGTGCTCTTCCCACTATCCTTTTGCTCGATCGTGGAA GTTGCTTCTTTGCTTTGAAGGTTTGGAATGCTCAGAAGGCTGGAGCTTCGGCGGTTCTTGTTGCGGATGATATAGAGGAACCGTTGATTACTATGGATACGCCGGAAGAGGATGTATCTTCTGCTAAGTACATTGAGAATATTACGATACCTTCTGCTCTTATTGGAAAGAGTTTTGGTGAGAAGTTGAAGGATGCTATCAGTGGTGGGGATATGGTTAATGTTAATCTTGACTGGAGAGAGGCTGTTCCTCACCCTGATGATCGTGTTGAGTATGAGTTGTGGACAAATAGTAATGATGAGTGTGGTGTTAAATGTGATATGTTGATTGAGTTTTTGAAGGATTTTAAGGGTGCGGCGCAGATTTTAGAGAAAGGAGGTTATACTCAGTTTACACCTCATTATATAACTTGGTATTGTCCTCATGCATTTACGTTGAGTAAGCAGTGTAAGTCTCAATGTATAAACCATGGAAGATATTGCGCTCCGGATCCTGAGCAGGACTTCAACACAGGTTATGATGGAAAAGATGTGGTTGTTGAAAATTTAAGGCAGCTATGTGTTTTCAAGGTGGCAAAAGAAACAGAAAAGTCTTGGGTGTGGTGGGACTATGTTACTGATTTTCAAATTAGATGCCCGATGAAGGAGAAAAAGTACAATAAGGAATGTGCAAATTCCGTCATTAAATCTCTGG GTCTTGACGTTGAAAAGATTGACAAGTGCATGGGAGATCCGAATGCTGATACTGAAAATTCCATTTTAAAAGAAGAGCAAGATGCCCAA ATTGGGAAGGGAACACGTGGTGATGTTACCATATTGCCTACTCTTGTTGTCAATAACAGACAATATCGAG GTAAATTGGAGAAAGGGGCCGTTCTAAAGGCTATTTGTTCTGGGTTTGAGGAAACCACTGACCCAGCTGTTTGTTTGAGCAATG ATGTGGAAACAAATGAGTGTTTGACAAACAACGGTGGTTGTTGGCAGGATAAAACGGCTAATATCACTGCATGCAAG GATACATTCCGTGGACGAGTATGTGAATGCCCCTTGGTTGATGGGGTGCAATTCAAAGGAGATGGTTATACAACTTGTGAAG TTAGTGGACATGGGCGTTGCAAGATTAACAATGGAGGCTGTTGGCATGATGCCCGGAATGGACATGCATTTTCTGCTTGTTTG GATGATGGAGGAGTTAAATGCCAGTGTCCTGCCGGGTTTAAAGGTGATGGTGTAAAAAATTGTGAAG ACATTGATGAATGCAAAGATAAGAAAGCTTGTCAGTGCCCTGAATGTAGCTGCAAGAATACTTGGGGCAGCTATAACTGCAGTTGTAGTGGAGATCTTCTGTATATCAAAGACCAGGATACATGCATCA GTAAAACTGCCAGTCAGGCAAAATCCACTTGGGCTGCTTTTTGGGTCGTTTTGATTGCCTTAGCTATGATTGCTGGAGGGGGATTCCTTGTGTATAAATATAGAATTAGG CAATACATGGATTCTGAAATCAGAGCAATCATGGCACAATATATGCCCTTGGACAGCCAAGAAGAAGGTCCAAATCACGTCAATCATCAAAGAGGTTGA